CGGCGCACTGACTCCGGTCCACCGTCTCCGGCGTACCGGATCCCGTGTACGGACACGAGGCCTACGGGGCCCACCCCTTCACCGGGGGTGGGCCCCGCCGTCATGCCCGGTGCCGCCGCGCCCGGTTCGATGCGGTCCCACCAGGTCCCGGCCCGCTGACCTGGCCGCACGACGTGTACCGCCGTGTCGAGGGAAACAGGTTCAGGCCAGGCGCAGTTCGGCGCTGATGGTCTTGCCGTCGAGGTGGCTGCGGATGTCGACGCGTTCGGTGAGGCGTGTGATGAGGGGCCATCCGTAGCCGCCCGGCTGGTCGGGGGTGCCCGTGCGGGGCTCGGGGGCGCGGGGGTTGGCGTCCGCGACGGACAGCAGGAGGGTGTCGTCCGCGATCTCGGTGTGGAACGCGGTGAGGCCGCCGCCGTGGCGGATCGCGTTCGTGACGAGCTCGGAGGTGACGAGGAGGGTGTCCGCGGCGGTGACGCTGTCCAGGCTGATGCCCGCACGTCGCAGCAGGTCGCAGACCCTGGCGCGGGCGGCGGCCGCAGTGGCCGGCACGCGGGTGGAATCGGCCGTCGGTGGCGCCGGCGCGTGAGGGGCCGGTGTCGCGACGGTCATGTGACCGCGGTCCTTTCGGTCTCCGGAGCCGCGGCTGTCATCGGCTTCTGTGGACGCGTTCATACCGTCATCGCCTGCCCATCGTGGCGCGTGTCATGTGGCGACACACCGGTTCGGTCAGGAGAAGTGCACAACGTGGGCTCAGCATGTCATCGCGGTCTCCAGGGAGTCCGTCATGCGGAACGCCGGTCCGGAGCCGGTCACCTCGAACAGCCGGCGGATCGTCTCCTGCAGCGGGCCCGCGAGAACGAGAACCACTCCCGCCGCCATGTGAGCCTTCCGGGCGTCGAACAGTGCGTGAAGGACGGAGGAGTCCGCGAACTCCGCT
Above is a window of Streptomyces sp. NBC_01426 DNA encoding:
- a CDS encoding ATP-binding protein, whose amino-acid sequence is MTVATPAPHAPAPPTADSTRVPATAAAARARVCDLLRRAGISLDSVTAADTLLVTSELVTNAIRHGGGLTAFHTEIADDTLLLSVADANPRAPEPRTGTPDQPGGYGWPLITRLTERVDIRSHLDGKTISAELRLA
- a CDS encoding STAS domain-containing protein, whose product is MVNGDEAAVVTTTAHEGMTVVRLRGDLDGESAPGLAQALVEAAARGTSRTIIDLSQAEFADSSVLHALFDARKAHMAAGVVLVLAGPLQETIRRLFEVTGSGPAFRMTDSLETAMTC